The Marinilongibacter aquaticus genome has a window encoding:
- the uvrC gene encoding excinuclease ABC subunit UvrC: protein MSAIKFDYQNQLPLLPNEPGIYKYFDEKGTIIYVGKAKNLKNRISSYFYNFNRTDRKTKRLVMSIRKLEYTVVDSEYEALLLENNMIKELQPKFNIMLKDDKNYPYICVTNERFPRLLKTRKIEDRKLGKMYGPYVNVKAMHALLDMFTQLYTIRTCKYALTEENVTQRKYKICLEYHIGNCLGPCEDLQTEAEYLKEIDQVHHILKGNLTPARNYFLEKMQWAAKEMAFEKAHEYKKKLEFLENYQAKATVVNASIDDADVFGVQSDEDAAYFCYLKINNGTVTQTQTFEVKKMLQEPDEEVLEKVIFEIRHKYESTAKEIFTNIPLETDLKANIAVPKIGDKKKLIDMTLRNIMFYRHEKAEREMIAKSGATNRRDRVLIKLKQDLQLKELPRHIECFDNSNIQGTNPVSAMVLFRNGQPSKKEYRHFIPKTVEGPDDFATMKEVVFRRYKRLVEENEDLPDLIIIDGGKGQLSASVAALKELHLYGKIPIIGIAKRLEEIYFPEDTLPLYIDKKSESLKLIQRARDEAHRFGITHHRNRRSKGFLVSGLESIKGIGKPTATKLLKHFKTIKALKTASEEELVSVVGKDKTRRIREYLENINEEQNGL from the coding sequence ATGTCGGCCATAAAATTCGATTATCAAAATCAACTGCCCCTATTGCCCAATGAACCGGGCATCTACAAATATTTTGATGAAAAAGGAACGATAATCTATGTAGGAAAGGCCAAAAACCTTAAAAATCGAATCAGCAGCTATTTCTACAATTTCAATCGCACTGACAGAAAAACCAAAAGGTTGGTTATGTCCATCCGAAAATTGGAATATACGGTAGTTGATTCTGAGTACGAAGCCCTTTTGCTCGAAAACAACATGATCAAAGAACTGCAGCCGAAGTTCAATATCATGCTCAAAGACGACAAAAATTACCCGTACATCTGCGTCACAAACGAACGTTTTCCCCGCCTATTGAAAACGCGGAAAATCGAAGACCGTAAGCTTGGCAAAATGTATGGCCCTTATGTGAATGTGAAAGCCATGCACGCTCTGCTCGATATGTTCACCCAATTGTATACCATTCGCACCTGTAAATATGCACTCACGGAAGAAAATGTGACTCAACGCAAATACAAAATTTGCCTCGAATACCACATTGGCAATTGCCTTGGGCCCTGTGAAGATTTACAAACTGAAGCCGAATATTTGAAGGAAATCGATCAGGTGCATCATATTTTGAAGGGCAACCTAACTCCCGCAAGAAACTATTTCCTCGAAAAAATGCAATGGGCCGCCAAAGAAATGGCCTTTGAAAAAGCCCATGAGTACAAAAAGAAACTGGAGTTTTTGGAGAATTATCAGGCGAAAGCCACGGTAGTCAACGCCTCGATTGATGATGCCGATGTGTTTGGCGTACAATCGGATGAAGACGCGGCCTATTTTTGTTATCTGAAAATCAACAACGGCACAGTTACCCAAACCCAAACTTTCGAAGTGAAGAAAATGCTTCAGGAACCCGATGAAGAGGTTTTGGAGAAAGTAATTTTCGAAATTCGGCACAAGTACGAAAGTACGGCAAAGGAAATATTCACCAATATTCCATTAGAAACCGACCTGAAGGCCAATATTGCGGTACCTAAAATCGGCGACAAGAAAAAACTGATAGACATGACTTTGCGAAACATCATGTTCTATCGCCACGAAAAGGCCGAAAGGGAGATGATTGCCAAAAGTGGGGCCACAAACCGGCGAGATCGCGTCTTGATTAAGCTCAAACAAGACTTACAACTCAAAGAGCTTCCACGACATATAGAATGCTTCGACAATTCGAATATTCAAGGTACAAACCCCGTTTCGGCAATGGTTTTATTCCGAAACGGCCAGCCATCCAAAAAAGAATACCGCCACTTTATTCCGAAAACCGTAGAAGGCCCAGACGATTTCGCCACCATGAAAGAAGTGGTTTTTAGGAGATACAAGCGGTTGGTGGAAGAAAACGAAGATCTGCCCGATCTGATCATCATCGACGGAGGCAAAGGCCAATTGTCGGCTTCCGTTGCAGCATTGAAAGAACTTCATCTTTACGGCAAAATACCTATTATCGGCATTGCCAAAAGATTGGAAGAAATCTATTTCCCGGAAGATACTTTACCGCTCTATATCGATAAGAAATCAGAATCGCTTAAATTGATTCAAAGAGCCCGCGATGAAGCTCACAGGTTTGGGATCACCCATCACCGCAACCGCCGCAGCAAAGGATTTTTGGTCAGTGGTTTGGAATCGATCAAAGGCATCGGAAAGCCCACCGCAACCAAGCTATTGAAACATTTCAAGACCATCAAAGCCCTGAAAACGGCAAGCGAAGAAGAACTTGTTTCAGTAGTTGGCAAAGATAAAACCCGTAGAATTCGGGAATATTTAGAAAACATTAACGAAGAACAAAATGGACTTTAA
- a CDS encoding nucleotidyltransferase family protein gives MSLQPNNEVRLMLEVLKAYFQKRPMDKTLAAHIDWPKFFEMQDLHGLQPMLNAMFKKNGLPFPERYEVELSQFGMKQAIFDLSFKAEYAKLKAEFDKHNLPILAFKGFVFSDYLYPESLRAGGDLDLLISKKHIIESLRLLESFDYKIHNYFNGQIITVEEVQGQLKNNFVHEVSMIKNQLHLDIHWGLCYDFLPYTYPDDFLFELDKEEQIFWTLLNHHGGKESWLRLKELADFGAFMQKVGNDWDWPPIIEKMKTFKLHRQFLHGLYLIDTFLDIEIPPALKSIERQINHTCPNLVLKFWNKGKHWKTTFERIAYERILVKSQDPSSSTFEYVRNFMRAYTRPNSVEEKRLITFPENYLFLNFLSKVLTYALNRTFKK, from the coding sequence ATGAGTTTGCAGCCCAATAATGAAGTTCGATTGATGCTTGAAGTCCTAAAGGCCTATTTCCAAAAAAGGCCAATGGACAAAACTTTGGCAGCACATATTGATTGGCCAAAGTTTTTCGAAATGCAGGATTTACATGGCTTGCAGCCCATGTTGAATGCCATGTTCAAAAAAAATGGCCTTCCATTCCCTGAAAGGTATGAGGTGGAATTGAGCCAATTCGGGATGAAGCAAGCCATTTTCGATCTGAGTTTCAAAGCCGAATACGCTAAACTCAAAGCTGAGTTCGATAAACATAATTTGCCCATTTTGGCATTTAAGGGTTTCGTTTTTTCCGACTATCTCTATCCAGAGAGTTTGCGGGCTGGAGGTGATTTGGATCTCTTGATTTCGAAGAAACACATTATAGAATCGCTTCGGCTACTCGAAAGTTTCGACTACAAAATTCACAATTATTTCAATGGCCAAATCATTACCGTGGAAGAAGTACAAGGGCAATTGAAAAACAATTTTGTTCATGAAGTTTCCATGATAAAAAATCAGTTGCACTTGGATATCCATTGGGGCCTTTGCTACGACTTTTTGCCCTATACGTACCCTGATGATTTCTTATTTGAATTGGACAAGGAGGAGCAAATTTTCTGGACACTCCTCAACCATCATGGTGGAAAGGAATCTTGGCTCAGATTGAAAGAACTGGCCGATTTTGGTGCATTCATGCAAAAGGTGGGGAATGACTGGGATTGGCCACCAATCATCGAAAAAATGAAAACCTTTAAGCTTCATCGTCAATTTTTGCACGGTTTATATTTGATCGACACGTTTTTGGATATCGAAATCCCCCCAGCCTTAAAATCAATAGAGCGTCAAATAAACCACACCTGTCCAAACTTGGTGCTGAAATTTTGGAACAAGGGAAAACATTGGAAAACGACGTTTGAACGCATCGCCTATGAACGTATTCTTGTGAAATCGCAGGATCCTTCTTCTAGCACTTTTGAATATGTACGAAATTTCATGAGAGCCTACACTCGGCCGAATTCGGTCGAAGAGAAAAGACTGATCACATTTCCAGAAAACTATTTGTTTTTGAACTTTTTGAGCAAAGTTCTTACTTATGCTTTAAACCGAACATTCAAGAAATAG
- a CDS encoding serine kinase, which produces MEIKKNYKAFGQTVSSDLDFSDMLCPSDESPDIKIVSGLVDERTDWDKSKVFRKGLQAEVASNAQDCFVHWPGLLRAQIKEGNQIVYTHLGDSIHTLKLFLLSEIIGISLLQKGLYLLHGSAVFIKDRAHVFVGEPGAGKSTTAAAFWQAGFPILTDDLVALHFEEKQIQVFPGFPQFKIWKNTVEGLKIDESILRPSFEGQEKFLVSQHFETFPNTPIPLAGIHMLNHEKTAQIDRIQASTEMLKHYPLPHQTLSGPNLKAHFERSSLLAQGEFLRFLKRPNGFENLKQFCDEFAAQ; this is translated from the coding sequence ATGGAAATAAAGAAAAATTACAAAGCTTTCGGTCAAACTGTTTCCAGCGATTTGGATTTTTCCGATATGCTTTGCCCTTCGGATGAATCGCCCGACATAAAAATTGTTTCCGGTTTGGTAGATGAACGAACCGATTGGGATAAATCAAAGGTTTTCAGGAAAGGATTGCAGGCGGAAGTGGCCTCGAATGCACAAGACTGTTTTGTGCATTGGCCGGGCTTGTTACGTGCTCAAATTAAGGAAGGCAACCAGATCGTTTACACGCATTTGGGCGACAGCATACACACGCTAAAACTATTTCTGCTGAGTGAAATAATTGGCATTTCACTGCTCCAAAAAGGTTTATATCTTTTGCACGGCAGTGCCGTCTTCATAAAAGACAGGGCTCATGTCTTTGTTGGTGAACCGGGTGCCGGAAAATCGACCACGGCCGCCGCATTTTGGCAAGCTGGCTTTCCCATTTTAACCGATGACCTAGTGGCATTGCATTTCGAGGAAAAACAAATTCAGGTTTTCCCCGGTTTCCCTCAATTTAAGATTTGGAAAAATACCGTTGAAGGATTGAAAATTGACGAATCCATACTACGCCCTTCTTTTGAAGGACAAGAAAAATTTTTGGTTTCTCAGCATTTCGAGACTTTCCCCAACACACCAATCCCTTTGGCTGGAATACACATGCTGAACCATGAAAAAACGGCACAAATCGATCGCATTCAGGCTTCGACAGAAATGCTGAAGCATTATCCTCTTCCCCATCAAACACTTTCGGGCCCAAACCTGAAAGCTCATTTCGAACGGAGCAGTCTTTTGGCTCAAGGCGAATTTCTTCGCTTCTTGAAACGTCCGAATGGCTTCGAAAACCTAAAACAGTTTTGCGATGAGTTTGCAGCCCAATAA
- a CDS encoding lasso peptide biosynthesis B2 protein — translation MRNWWSKYNRLSREEKKLFWFALRSMLNLKIRLKWMRFNAFKQYYSRYTASGLHCNDAEKLKKAIQRAALVAPKAFNCLPQALTFKKMIANNSEYKLVIGINPINKDKLDAHAWVEKQEDILIGDVPSFNYLPLWEWK, via the coding sequence ATGAGAAACTGGTGGTCGAAATACAATAGGCTGAGCAGAGAAGAAAAAAAGCTTTTCTGGTTTGCTTTGCGGTCCATGCTCAATTTGAAAATCCGTTTGAAATGGATGAGATTTAATGCCTTTAAACAGTATTACTCCAGATACACCGCTAGCGGCTTGCATTGCAACGATGCTGAAAAGTTGAAAAAAGCCATTCAAAGAGCGGCTTTAGTGGCCCCAAAAGCTTTCAATTGCCTTCCGCAAGCACTAACTTTTAAAAAAATGATCGCGAACAACAGCGAATACAAGCTTGTTATTGGGATAAACCCTATAAATAAAGATAAGTTGGACGCCCACGCTTGGGTAGAAAAACAAGAAGATATCTTAATCGGCGATGTGCCCAGCTTCAATTATTTGCCACTTTGGGAATGGAAATAA
- a CDS encoding PqqD family protein, whose product MKKYTLSENQVSSSLSGESVILNHEKGTYYNLNEVGSFIWSQLENKASTLNELAEAVAENFEIETDECLADVEELIKDLLDEKLVVEIQ is encoded by the coding sequence ATGAAAAAATATACGTTAAGCGAGAATCAAGTTTCGAGCAGCCTTTCTGGAGAATCCGTAATACTAAACCACGAAAAAGGCACTTATTATAATCTAAATGAAGTGGGCAGCTTCATTTGGAGCCAACTGGAAAACAAAGCCAGCACATTGAACGAATTGGCGGAAGCTGTGGCAGAAAATTTCGAAATAGAAACAGACGAATGCCTAGCCGATGTAGAAGAATTGATCAAAGATTTACTGGATGAGAAACTGGTGGTCGAAATACAATAG
- a CDS encoding DUF3822 family protein: protein MTEQETHITPKYQVQDDRFGVDEIHDAELIFELSDGCFRFGIRNGRGYFVWLEDYSLRHRENKLAFVQATVQSHKFLSVRFWRKVTLLCQASYKTFVPSRITEEQAQRIGQHLFQTERKTHHSFEKEGTFVFAGHESIVQFLQNLYGADKLEIKLAEQQFDLQQNFWTYIYFQEDGISLVFGKRHINSYWFARIEDLVAYLKTQSKLESVRVCGEVTAYSKAFRTLENYVGNLLLLESKDEIKRSQYFQDTPFHRYYSIFSQQ, encoded by the coding sequence TTGACTGAACAAGAGACACATATTACTCCTAAATACCAAGTACAGGACGACCGCTTTGGTGTAGACGAAATACACGATGCGGAATTGATATTTGAATTGAGCGATGGCTGCTTTCGCTTTGGCATTCGCAATGGCCGCGGCTATTTTGTGTGGCTCGAGGATTATTCGCTTCGGCACAGAGAAAACAAATTGGCTTTTGTTCAGGCCACTGTACAATCTCATAAGTTTTTATCGGTACGGTTTTGGCGGAAAGTCACGCTTTTATGCCAGGCCAGTTACAAAACATTTGTGCCCAGCCGAATTACGGAAGAACAAGCACAAAGAATTGGCCAACACCTTTTCCAAACCGAACGAAAAACTCATCATTCTTTTGAAAAAGAAGGCACTTTTGTTTTTGCAGGACACGAAAGCATCGTACAATTTCTTCAAAACTTGTATGGAGCGGATAAATTGGAGATCAAGCTGGCCGAACAGCAATTTGACCTTCAGCAAAACTTCTGGACGTATATCTATTTTCAGGAAGATGGCATCAGTTTAGTGTTCGGAAAAAGACATATCAATTCGTATTGGTTTGCCCGGATCGAAGACTTAGTAGCCTATCTTAAAACCCAATCCAAGCTCGAGAGTGTTCGCGTGTGCGGCGAGGTTACAGCCTATTCGAAGGCTTTTCGTACTTTGGAAAATTATGTCGGCAATTTGCTCTTGCTTGAATCAAAAGATGAAATAAAACGTTCTCAATATTTTCAGGACACTCCATTTCATAGATATTATAGCATATTTAGTCAGCAATGA
- a CDS encoding NUDIX domain-containing protein, producing the protein MSENIRKKIEAYYGGRIRIRACGCLLMDKKLLMLKHQGIGALNYFWNVPGGEPEKGEGLREAVEREFFEETGMRVRCGNLLTVHEFIQKPLHALEFYFEVKHVHGNALLGEDPEAVHTLAELAWFSKEEFRIINPLAKPTFLTKDLDFD; encoded by the coding sequence ATGTCGGAAAATATCCGTAAGAAAATCGAGGCATACTACGGCGGCCGCATTCGGATTCGGGCCTGCGGATGCCTGCTTATGGACAAAAAATTGTTGATGCTGAAACATCAGGGCATTGGTGCATTGAATTACTTTTGGAACGTACCGGGCGGTGAACCAGAAAAAGGAGAAGGCTTGAGAGAAGCCGTGGAAAGAGAGTTTTTCGAAGAAACAGGAATGCGTGTTCGCTGCGGGAATCTATTGACTGTCCACGAGTTTATCCAAAAACCTTTGCACGCTTTAGAATTCTATTTCGAAGTAAAACACGTGCACGGAAACGCCCTTCTGGGCGAAGATCCCGAAGCTGTGCATACACTGGCCGAATTGGCTTGGTTTTCGAAAGAAGAATTCAGAATCATAAATCCATTGGCAAAACCCACATTTTTGACAAAAGACTTAGACTTTGACTGA
- a CDS encoding ATP-dependent DNA helicase: MSNTAVKPSDLLLKKFKHEPTDGQLQLFGLMDKFLMESEEDDRSVFVLKGYAGTGKTTFLSTLIKVLPKFGWKSVLLAPTGRAAKVMSNYSKRSSQTIHKKIYKQTENSYSGNFAFERQKNFHSGTLFIVDEASMISDQREFGKESLLKDLFTYVFEGEDNKLMLIGDEAQLPPVGMNLSPALDAEHVANQFYAEVMSHELSDVTRQVQDSGILSNATLVRQALQMEKPSVCFQTKGFKDIYRMNSERIEDGLKYAYDKYGQENTIVITRSNKNAVQYNQYIRNRIHYLEHELEIGDLLMVVRNNYSVLTEDAEASFVANGEFVEVRHIGREEEMHGFRFQHVALQMVDYPNDPEFDTLIILDTLNSHAPNLGREESKALYESVLKDYYWVKSKRERSELLAKDQYLNALQVKYANALTCHKSQGGQWDAVFIDQGYIPNQEIDHDYVRWLYTAVTRGVKEVFLVNFNPKFFTES; the protein is encoded by the coding sequence ATGTCAAATACCGCGGTGAAACCTTCCGATTTATTACTGAAAAAGTTTAAACATGAGCCTACAGATGGGCAGCTTCAGCTTTTCGGATTGATGGACAAGTTTCTGATGGAAAGTGAAGAAGACGACCGTTCTGTGTTTGTTTTGAAAGGTTACGCGGGTACGGGGAAAACCACCTTTTTGAGTACGCTGATTAAGGTTTTGCCCAAATTTGGCTGGAAGTCTGTGCTGTTGGCTCCCACGGGCCGAGCGGCAAAGGTGATGTCGAACTACTCGAAACGGTCTTCGCAAACCATCCACAAGAAAATTTACAAACAAACCGAAAACAGTTATTCGGGTAATTTTGCGTTCGAACGCCAAAAAAACTTTCATTCGGGTACTTTGTTCATTGTCGATGAGGCCTCTATGATTAGCGATCAACGCGAGTTTGGAAAAGAGAGCTTACTCAAAGACTTGTTCACTTATGTTTTTGAAGGAGAAGACAACAAATTGATGTTGATTGGTGACGAAGCCCAGTTGCCTCCAGTGGGCATGAATTTAAGTCCAGCTTTGGACGCCGAGCACGTAGCCAACCAGTTTTATGCCGAAGTGATGAGCCATGAATTGTCTGATGTGACTCGCCAAGTGCAAGATTCGGGCATATTGAGCAATGCGACTTTGGTGCGGCAGGCCTTGCAAATGGAAAAACCTTCTGTCTGTTTCCAAACCAAAGGTTTCAAAGATATTTATCGCATGAACAGCGAGCGGATTGAGGATGGTCTGAAATACGCTTACGATAAGTATGGTCAGGAAAATACCATTGTCATCACGCGTTCGAACAAAAACGCGGTGCAGTATAATCAGTATATTCGTAACCGTATTCACTATTTGGAACATGAGCTCGAAATCGGTGATTTGCTCATGGTGGTGCGAAATAACTATTCTGTGCTTACCGAAGATGCAGAAGCCAGTTTTGTGGCCAATGGTGAATTCGTAGAGGTTCGGCACATCGGTCGGGAAGAAGAAATGCATGGCTTTCGTTTTCAACATGTCGCCTTGCAAATGGTGGATTATCCCAATGATCCAGAATTTGACACTTTGATTATTTTGGATACACTCAATTCGCATGCACCCAATTTGGGTCGGGAAGAGAGCAAAGCCCTTTACGAATCGGTGCTGAAAGACTATTATTGGGTAAAATCGAAGCGAGAGCGATCAGAATTATTGGCAAAGGATCAATATTTAAATGCCTTGCAAGTGAAATACGCCAATGCACTTACTTGTCATAAATCGCAAGGTGGGCAGTGGGATGCCGTGTTCATCGATCAAGGCTATATTCCCAATCAAGAAATCGATCACGATTATGTACGTTGGTTGTATACGGCGGTTACCCGCGGTGTGAAAGAGGTGTTTTTGGTTAATTTTAATCCTAAATTTTTTACAGAGTCATGA
- the corA gene encoding magnesium/cobalt transporter CorA codes for MKKKRKKFKPMSMKPGSIPGSLTYIGREVKEKTKVHACVYDETEVKRMNVHRLDSLGNLDRQEKLTWIDVDGVHDIAVVDELGKTFNLHPLLLEDVLNTTQKPKIEFYEEENQLFVVLKMMHFDQENLEVDSEQISMVLGRNFVLSFQELDDTDIFETIHGRLDNPASRIRRYKSDYLLYALIDLIVDYYFLLIDRLNGHLEDLEESVLDDPQTEHQNKIYRLKKEMSYMRRNVLPLRDMIQALIREDSDLVGKQVNVYLRDVLDHVVQILETLDACRDLADNIMNNYYASISNKTNEVMKTLTVFTVIFMPLSFIAGLYGMNFVNMPELQNPHGYFYTLGVMAVIAISLWFYFKWRDFL; via the coding sequence ATGAAGAAGAAACGGAAGAAGTTCAAGCCGATGAGCATGAAGCCGGGTTCGATTCCTGGGAGTTTGACTTATATCGGAAGGGAGGTTAAGGAAAAAACCAAAGTACATGCCTGCGTATACGATGAAACTGAAGTGAAACGCATGAATGTGCACCGTTTGGACAGTCTTGGGAATTTGGACCGCCAAGAAAAACTCACGTGGATAGACGTAGACGGAGTGCACGATATTGCGGTTGTCGATGAGTTGGGAAAGACTTTCAATTTGCACCCTTTGTTGCTCGAAGATGTGCTCAACACCACACAAAAGCCGAAGATCGAGTTCTACGAAGAGGAAAATCAACTGTTTGTGGTGCTGAAAATGATGCATTTCGATCAGGAAAACCTCGAGGTGGATTCCGAACAAATAAGTATGGTTTTGGGCAGGAATTTCGTGCTTTCTTTTCAAGAATTGGACGATACCGACATTTTTGAAACCATTCATGGCCGCCTGGATAACCCAGCCAGTCGAATTAGGCGATACAAATCCGACTATTTGCTTTATGCCCTAATCGACCTTATCGTCGATTATTATTTTCTGTTGATCGACCGCCTCAATGGGCATTTGGAAGATTTGGAAGAATCGGTGCTCGATGATCCGCAAACTGAGCATCAGAATAAAATTTACAGACTGAAAAAGGAAATGTCTTACATGCGGCGAAATGTGCTTCCTTTACGGGATATGATTCAGGCTTTGATTCGTGAAGATTCTGATTTGGTGGGCAAGCAAGTCAATGTCTATTTACGAGATGTGCTCGACCATGTGGTGCAGATTTTGGAGACGTTGGACGCTTGCCGCGATTTGGCCGACAACATCATGAACAATTATTATGCTTCGATCAGCAACAAAACCAACGAGGTGATGAAGACCTTGACGGTCTTTACCGTCATTTTTATGCCGCTCAGTTTCATTGCCGGTTTGTATGGCATGAATTTCGTCAACATGCCCGAATTACAGAATCCGCACGGATACTTTTACACCTTGGGCGTAATGGCCGTCATTGCCATCAGCTTGTGGTTTTATTTCAAATGGAGAGATTTTCTTTGA
- a CDS encoding class I SAM-dependent methyltransferase — MHENCPVCGSSDIQAFLKVDDHSISKEVFALAQCQACGMVFTQNPPKESDAGPYYQSADYISHSDTKKGLINRVYHAVRKFMLGRKYRLIRSLGSGKRLLDIGTGTGHFLHYMAKKNYKTVGIEISEDTRNQAIKNFGLNIHSPEVLLSKGIQEKFDFVTLWHVLEHIYPLHESLRAIYDLLDSEGKLILALPNYMSFDAQYYHAFWAGYDVPRHIWHFCPESVIVLAQKYGFRVKKMDLLPFDSFYVSMLSEKYKGSSLGLAKGFCIGALSFARSVFKPEKASSVVYILEKAN; from the coding sequence ATGCACGAAAACTGTCCAGTTTGTGGTTCTTCCGATATTCAAGCTTTCCTAAAGGTTGATGATCACTCCATTTCAAAAGAAGTGTTTGCTTTGGCACAATGCCAAGCCTGCGGAATGGTGTTCACCCAAAACCCACCGAAAGAATCTGATGCGGGACCTTACTACCAAAGTGCAGATTACATTTCGCACTCAGATACGAAAAAGGGTTTAATCAACCGCGTGTATCATGCAGTGCGGAAATTCATGTTGGGCCGAAAATATCGACTGATCCGGTCTTTGGGCTCAGGAAAACGATTGCTCGATATTGGCACGGGCACAGGCCACTTTTTGCATTACATGGCAAAAAAGAACTACAAAACCGTTGGAATAGAAATCAGTGAAGATACACGCAATCAGGCGATCAAAAACTTTGGATTGAATATTCATTCGCCAGAAGTGTTACTTTCCAAGGGTATTCAAGAAAAGTTTGATTTTGTCACCTTATGGCATGTATTGGAACATATTTACCCCTTGCACGAAAGCCTCAGGGCCATTTACGATCTACTGGACAGCGAGGGCAAACTAATCTTGGCTTTGCCGAATTACATGTCTTTCGATGCTCAATATTATCACGCCTTTTGGGCGGGATACGATGTGCCTCGGCACATCTGGCATTTTTGTCCTGAGAGTGTCATTGTCTTGGCTCAAAAGTATGGATTCCGTGTCAAAAAAATGGACCTCCTACCCTTCGATTCTTTTTATGTTTCGATGTTGAGTGAAAAATATAAAGGCTCTTCTTTGGGCCTCGCTAAAGGTTTTTGCATAGGAGCCCTTTCTTTTGCACGCAGCGTATTTAAACCCGAAAAAGCCAGTTCGGTTGTCTACATCTTGGAAAAAGCGAACTGA
- a CDS encoding glycosyltransferase translates to MILPFVSILIPFRDEEQNAPHILRSLESLDYPKERFEILLANDHSEDNTLEILSDFTEKRTNCRLFNLANKETDDNLKGKTRVLELLCKKAKGEYFLFTDADIVLPKNWINAMVSGFIQNAKLGVAVGVTGMRSDPLMHALQGMEWMSVLFVMHGFQKKNIQGTGMGNNMAVSKEAYWATGGYAKIPFSIVEDYALYKAIIDKGFDFIQYFNHDVLAYTIPPKDFLKQRNRWITGGVQSGSQLAWFGLLQSLWLPICITLSFFSLSGALLLFFAPFVSNFFMIGRWEKLLRIRGYRRHFAAFSLYMPLSWLVQLLYWIFNRKIDWKGRKY, encoded by the coding sequence ATGATTCTTCCTTTTGTCAGCATATTGATTCCTTTTCGGGATGAAGAGCAAAATGCTCCGCACATTCTCCGAAGCCTCGAAAGCCTCGATTATCCGAAAGAACGTTTCGAAATTCTCTTGGCCAACGACCATTCGGAAGACAATACCTTAGAAATTTTAAGTGATTTCACCGAAAAACGTACAAACTGTCGCCTATTCAACCTCGCGAATAAAGAAACCGACGACAACCTGAAAGGCAAAACCCGTGTATTGGAATTGCTCTGCAAAAAGGCCAAAGGCGAGTACTTCCTGTTCACGGATGCCGATATCGTTTTGCCCAAAAATTGGATCAATGCCATGGTTTCAGGCTTTATCCAAAACGCCAAACTCGGTGTGGCCGTGGGTGTGACAGGTATGCGATCTGATCCGCTCATGCACGCCTTGCAGGGTATGGAATGGATGAGCGTATTGTTTGTGATGCACGGTTTTCAAAAGAAGAATATCCAAGGTACGGGAATGGGCAACAACATGGCCGTGAGTAAAGAGGCTTATTGGGCTACGGGCGGTTATGCGAAAATCCCTTTTTCGATTGTCGAAGATTATGCCCTTTACAAAGCCATCATCGATAAAGGTTTTGATTTTATCCAATATTTCAATCACGATGTGCTGGCCTACACCATACCGCCAAAGGATTTTTTGAAACAACGGAACCGCTGGATTACGGGAGGCGTACAAAGCGGAAGTCAGCTGGCTTGGTTTGGCCTGCTTCAAAGTCTTTGGTTGCCCATTTGTATCACGCTTTCCTTTTTCTCGCTTTCTGGGGCATTGCTTTTGTTTTTTGCCCCCTTTGTGTCAAATTTTTTTATGATCGGTCGATGGGAAAAACTTTTACGAATACGTGGTTATCGTAGACATTTTGCGGCCTTTTCACTTTATATGCCGCTCTCTTGGCTCGTACAATTGCTTTACTGGATTTTCAACAGGAAAATTGATTGGAAAGGAAGAAAATATTGA